The stretch of DNA AGGAACGTCGGTGTGGAATTCCTCGGCGATATATTTGAGAACGAAGACGAGAATGAAGAAATCGAAGGCATCGAGCGTCCAGCCGAGATAGCTGGCGATGACGGTGTTGCGCTGCTGCGGCGTCAGCCGGCGCAGGCTTTCCAAAGCGGACATCTGATATTCCTCCGTCCGAAAGCGGCGGCGAGGCGGGCAATTCCGGATGCCGTCGGAAGGGGTGCCCGAAACGGGCGGGTGATGCTGTTGCGGCTGCGTTTGCAGTCGGCGACAGCGGGCAATAACGTCAGCAATGCTGCCCGTGTTCCATCACGATTGCCGTGATCGGGTGACGTCCCACGCGGCTCCTTGTCGCAGGCATACGACCGTGCTGCGCCCTGCCCTTGGGCGCGGCATCCTCCAACATCCCTCATCCTGAGACGCGGAGCCCGTAGGGCGGAGCCTCGAAGGACACGCCGCAACGCTGCTCCGTGTGTCCATTTGACGCCGGCGCGCCCGCGCCGCCCTTCGAGGCCCCTTCGGGGCGCCTCAGGATGAGGCTCTCTTGGACGTGGCGCAAACTCTCTGTCTATCAACCGTCGCCGGCATCACACACCGCTATCCACCGCCCGGCACCCTGCCCCGGCACGCCCACGCCACCGACGCGAACGACCGCGGCCCATTCGGCTCCCCAGCCTCATAAGCGGCCCTGACGGCGGCATCGACGGCCTTTCGCTTCGCCGGGTCCAGACCGGCAACATATTTGCCGAGCGGTCCCTCGCCGGAGGCGATCGGATCCCAGTAATCCTCGAAGGAAAGATATTCCATCCGGATCAACAGCGAGGTCTCCTCGACATCGGCTAGGCCCTGCGCGATGAAGCTCTCCTTCATTTCCCCCCGCCGCATCATCGGCTGGAAACAATATCTGCGGCGCATCGCCAGCGCGTTCTCGTCGAGCATCGCCACCGTATCCCACATCATCCGCATGCCGGACATGCCGCCATAATGGTCCCAGACGGCGGCGGAAACCACGCCGCCCGGGCGCACCACACGGCGCATCTCGGATACCGCCTTTCCCGCCTCCGGCACGAAATGCAGTACAAGCAGCGACATCGCCCTGTCGAAGCGGCCGTCCTCGAACGGCAGCGCGCAGGCATCGGCCTGCTGGATGGATATGCGCGGGTCGGTATTGCGCCGCCTGGCCGCTTCGACGAAGACGGGCGAATAGTCGATAGCGACGATCTCCTCCAGGCCGGGCGTTTCCGCCAAAGTGAACGCCAGGCTGCCGGTGCCGCAGCCGACATCGAGCACGCGATCGCCATCCGCGAGACCGGCGAAATCGACCAGCATCGGCGCCAGCCTCCTGCTCCAGCGCCCCATCAGCCGCTCATAACCATCCGCACTTTCGACATTGAAACTCGACGGCATTGAAGTCTCCCCCTTCAAGGACGATGGTCCGCCGCCGGACAATAGGATTCCCCAGCAACCCTAGCAAGCGGAACAGCCGTTCTCACCCGATCTTCGCGTCCGACCAGTAGCGCTTCGGTGCGCGCCCGAAGACACGCTTGAACGCGTTTCCGAAGGCGCTTTCGGAGGAATATCCGAGTGCCGCGGCAAGGCCGGCGACCGAGACATCCTCTCGGCGCAGGGCTTCGCGGGCGCGATGCATGCGCCAGCGCGTGACATAGTCGAGCGGCGCAACGCCGACCAGTTCCTTGAAGCGTTGCGCAAAGGCGGAGCGCGACATGCCGATCCGGGTCGCCAGCGCCTCGACCGTCCAGCGATGGCCGGGGCTGTTGTGGATCAGGCTGATCGCCGCGCCGATCTGCGGATTTGTCAGCGCGCCGATCCATCCCGTTTCGGCAGCACCCTTCCGGCCGACATAGGCCCGCAGCGCCTGCACGAGCAGGATGTCGCCCATGCGCCGCGTCATCAGCGTCGAGCCCATCTGCCCGGCCTCGAGTTCGTCGTCGAGGGTTGCGAGCGTAGTGCTGAGCAGCGCGGCGGCGCGGTCGCTGGCCGGGATATGAATGAACGGCGGCAGCGCGTCGAGCAGCAGCCGGGCGTTGCCGCCTCCGATGACGAAGGTGCCGCCGATCAGCGCGGTCTCGTCACTGCCGTGCCGGGCGATGTCGGAATGCTCCCAGTCGAAGAAGGCGATCCCGTCCTCCGGCTCCCGATCGAGATCGTTGGCGATCACATAGGCGGGCGCATTGGCAAGCAGGAAGGTGTCGCCCGCGACAAGCGAAAATGGCGGCTCACCCGGCAGAACGATCGAACACGCGCCGCGGAGGACAGCAACGAATTTGAGCGCGGGCTTGGCTGGAAAACGAAACGCCCATTGCCCGCCGACCTCGAAACGTGTGCAGCGCGCACTCTCTATGTCGAGCAGCGAAAAGACATCGGACAAGGGATCGATCATGGGTTCTGGACGATCTAGACGAAATCATGGAGCAACTAGCATAGATTCTCCAGGCAGCACCTGCAATCCTCAAAGGCACAAAGGAGAACGAAGATGTCTGATATCAAGGACAAGGTTATTGCAATCACGGGCGCCAGCAGCGGCATCGGCGAAGCCACGGCGCTGCTGCTGGCCGAGCGCGGCGCAAAGCTCGTGCTTGGAGCCCGCCGCGCCGACCGACTGCAGGCCCTGGCACGACGCATCGCCGAAAAAGGCGGCGAGGCCATCTGCCTCGCCATGGACGTGAAAAAGCGCGAGGACCTCACAGCTCTCGTGGCGCTTGCCTGCAACAGCTATGGCAGGATCGACGTAATGATCAACAATGCCGGCATCGGGCCCATCTCCCTTCTTGATGAACTGCGGGTCGAGGATTGGGAGGAGATGATCGACGTCAACATCAAGGGCCCGCTCTATGGCATCGCCGCAGCCTTGCCGGTGTTCCGCCGGCAGGGTTCCGGCCACTTCGTCAA from Rhizobium leguminosarum bv. trifolii WSM1325 encodes:
- a CDS encoding Methyltransferase type 11 (PFAM: Methyltransferase type 11; Methyltransferase type 12~KEGG: rec:RHECIAT_CH0002661 probable SAM-dependent methyltransferase protein); its protein translation is MPSSFNVESADGYERLMGRWSRRLAPMLVDFAGLADGDRVLDVGCGTGSLAFTLAETPGLEEIVAIDYSPVFVEAARRRNTDPRISIQQADACALPFEDGRFDRAMSLLVLHFVPEAGKAVSEMRRVVRPGGVVSAAVWDHYGGMSGMRMMWDTVAMLDENALAMRRRYCFQPMMRRGEMKESFIAQGLADVEETSLLIRMEYLSFEDYWDPIASGEGPLGKYVAGLDPAKRKAVDAAVRAAYEAGEPNGPRSFASVAWACRGRVPGGG
- a CDS encoding transcriptional regulator, AraC family (PFAM: helix-turn-helix- domain containing protein AraC type~SMART: helix-turn-helix- domain containing protein AraC type~KEGG: xac:XAC0581 AraC family transcriptional regulator); translated protein: MIDPLSDVFSLLDIESARCTRFEVGGQWAFRFPAKPALKFVAVLRGACSIVLPGEPPFSLVAGDTFLLANAPAYVIANDLDREPEDGIAFFDWEHSDIARHGSDETALIGGTFVIGGGNARLLLDALPPFIHIPASDRAAALLSTTLATLDDELEAGQMGSTLMTRRMGDILLVQALRAYVGRKGAAETGWIGALTNPQIGAAISLIHNSPGHRWTVEALATRIGMSRSAFAQRFKELVGVAPLDYVTRWRMHRAREALRREDVSVAGLAAALGYSSESAFGNAFKRVFGRAPKRYWSDAKIG
- a CDS encoding short-chain dehydrogenase/reductase SDR (PFAM: short-chain dehydrogenase/reductase SDR; KR domain protein; NAD-dependent epimerase/dehydratase~KEGG: bja:blr4790 putative oxidoreductase), coding for MSDIKDKVIAITGASSGIGEATALLLAERGAKLVLGARRADRLQALARRIAEKGGEAICLAMDVKKREDLTALVALACNSYGRIDVMINNAGIGPISLLDELRVEDWEEMIDVNIKGPLYGIAAALPVFRRQGSGHFVNTLSTAGLIIKPTMAVYAGTKNAMRTIAEGLRLEAGPHLRVTNISPGFIRTDFAGSMTSPEIKAEMAKRMDEMAISPDAIARAIAFAIEQPADVDISDIVVRPTAQA